The Paenibacillus swuensis genome contains the following window.
TGTGTTATGTATTTATCCCTGCGGAATAGAGCCAGACCATCCAATTTTGCTTGGTTTTGCTCCATTATTAGATAGGGTGCAAATAAGTCTCTCCCTTTTCCGTAATAATCATATAAAGCGATATGGAAATTATGTTCAGGGAGATTTCCTTCTTTCATATTCTGTCTGAGTAAACTGGATAACAAAAAAGAATTTTGGGAAACCTGGGATGCCTTCAGCAAATCGTATGCTTCCCGGTCAGCAACAGCGAGTTGCATGCGGGTGGAAATTTTCGGGTCATGGCACAAGTTGTTCATCACTGCCTCCACGCCGGTCCGGGCATAGTCTTTCCCGAAAATAAGCATATCCAATTGTCCGTATTCCAGCGCACCCATGGTTTTCGTGTTTAGTGCCGGCATTAGACCAAGTTCCGAACGTGCGTTTGCAACATACATGGTAGCGCTCATCGTTTCCTTTTCCTTATAGTCGCCAACAAGAATGGAAGCTTTGATGTTATCGCCTATTTGGTCATAGCCAATCGTATGGACGAGGTCTATTTTGTTTACAATCCGCTCACTGCCGCAACCTGTCAGTGTAAGCCAAAGTATGACGATCAGAATATACCTTATGATCATGAAGTTTAGCTCCTTATTCATCATCATCCCATTCCTTTTGCCTCTTCCAGGGTTTAGGATTGTAAAACTTCTTATGTTGTGTTCGTAAAAACCCCGGCCTGTCGGTAATTTTTTCATAATCGGATCGTATAAAGCTGTCACTGAAATCGCCCGGCCGGAAAGGAAACAACGGTACCATATAAGGAAAACCCAAGGAGGTCAGACGAGTAACGTGCACGAGCAGGAAACAGACGCCAATGAATATGCCGAGCGAGCCCCAATATGCGGCTAATAAGATAATTGGAAATCTCAAAAACCGGATCGTATTCGACATCTTGTAGATGGGGGTTGTAAAGGATGCAAGCGCTGAGAGACATACTACTATAATCAAAATATTACTTGCCAGCGCAGCTTCCACCGCAGCGGTTCCTACGATAATCCCCCCTACAATGCCAAGCGTTTGACCGATCTTGCTAGGGAGTCTGGCCCCCGCTTCCCGAACAAATTCAATGATTAATTCTAAAAACAACACTTCTAACACCGGATCGAAGGGAACATTTAATCTGGAATAGATCAGGGGCTTTAACATATCCTGCGGAATGACTTCATAATGAAAGGTCATGATAGCCACATACATGGAGCTGGCTATGATGGAAAATATAACGCCAAAGATTCGGATTATCCGAAAGAAAGAACCAATAACCCATGGCAGGTAATAGTCTTCCGGGGAAATAAAGAAATCAAATAATGTGGATGGGCCAATGATAAAATAGGGAGAACCGTCGCTTATCACAGCTACTTGTCCCCGGATTAGGGAATAGGTGACCCTGTCTCTGCGTTCTGTGTTCAGCAACAGAGGAAAAGGTGTGTTAGAGTTATCCGTAATTAACTGGTCCAATTGTGTGGAGTCAAAGATGACCGTAAAATCTAGCGCTTTAATCCTTTGTTCAACCGTAGCTACGATCTGTTCATTGGTCAATCCGTCAATATATAGAATGGCAATTCTTGAATGAGATATTTTTCCTGATGTAACTTCTTTTATGACTAAATTAGGGATATTGACTTGGGTTCGCATTAAATGAAGGTTCGTATCTAAATCCTCTGTAAACCCTATTTTGGGTCCGACCACACTGAACTCATTTTCCGTATCATTGGTTTTTCGAAGTCCTATTAGGCTTTTGACCTTGTAAAGGATACCGCGATCGGCGTGCTCATGAATTCTTAAGAATACGTGGCCGCTTAGGATCAATTTGCGAATGAGATCTGCATCATCAGAAACTTGGTATTCTTGCAAAGGAATAAACGGAATGAAATCTTCAACATTCTTGATCTCTAGGTTCGTATTGCATTCCTGTAAGGGTTTCTAAATCTTGAATTGTAATTGCTTAACATCCACCAGCGTTGAAAGGTAGCAAATATATATTTTTTGATCAGCTAGAGATATCGTTTTGCTTTTGAAATCGTCTGATTTACGAAATATATTCATGATTTCGGTTAAGGACTTTAGCTTTGGATCAGACGCCTTGTTCGATTTATTCGGATTGTGGACCCTCAAAGAAGAATCAACTCCAAAAAGTTCCTTTGATGGAGAAAGTATGTGTTTCAAGATGTGTTTCTATGCAACCATAAGAAGGCTGTCCTCCAAGGTTAGGTTACCTTAGGGGGACAGCCTTTGTTTCTTAGCTATGCTGTTCATTTGTGTTGCATTATATCAGATGTTTTCCAGTGATGGACTGTTCCGCATGGATAATTTCCTGAGGCGTGCCCTCAAACACCACCTGGCCGCCCTTGCTGCCTCCGTCCGGCCCCATGTCGATGATCCAGTCCGCTTGGCTGATCACATCCAGGTTATGCTCGATGACAATGACCGTGTTGCCTGCATCCACAAGACGGTTCATAATGGCCAGAAGATGACCGATATCCGACATATGAAGGCCGGTTGTCGGCTCGTCCAATACATAGATGCTGCCTTTCTTGTGCAGCTCGCTTGCTAACTTGATGCGCTGGCATTCCCCGCCGGAGAGCGTACTTAGCGGCTGACCGAGTGTAATGTAATTCAATCCCACATCACTCATGGCCTGAAGTTTGCGCACAACCTCTTTAAGCTCGAAGAATTCCAATGCGCGCTCTACTGTCATCTCCAGCACTTCTGCAATGGACTTGCCGTTCAACTTGTACGCCAGCACCTCTTCCTTGAACCGTCTGCCTCCGCATACTTCGCATGGCAGTTTCACGCTTTCAAGGAAAGCAAGATCTGTATAAACAACACCCAGCCCTTGACAGTTCTCGCAAGCCCCTTTGGAGTTGAAGCTGAATAAACCTTGATTTACCTTGTTCGCGGATGCAAACGCCTTGCGCACATCATCCATGATACCCGTATAGGTTGCCGGATTCGATCGTGTTGACACGCCTACCGCCGACTGGTCAATAACGATCGCATCCGAATGCTGGCTGAGGAAGATATCGTTAATCAGCGTGCTTTTGCCCGAACCCGCGACACCCGTCACTACTGTCAGTATGCCTGTTGGAATATCCACACTCACGTTCTGCAGGTTGTGCAGCTGCGCATTCTTGATGGACAACTTGCCCGAAGGTTGCCTGCAATCTTGCTTCAGCTGGAGTGGACGTTTCATATGAGAGCCGGTCAACGTACTTGACGCAAGCAAGCCTTGGAAGCTTCCTTCATACATAATCGTGCCCCCGCGGCTTCCGGCGTGCGGTCCGACGTCGACGATATGATCCGCCATCTTGATTACATCGGGATCATGTTCGACGACAATGACGGTATTGCCTTTATCGCGCAGCTTCTGAAGTAACTCATTCAACCGGTGTACATCACGGGGGTGCAGGCCGACACTCGGCTCATCGAAGATGTAAGTGACATCCACCAGACTGCCGCTGAGGTGCTTTACCATCTTGACACGCTGCGACTCGCCGCCTGATAATGTATCCGTCTCGCGGTCGAGCGTCAAATAGTCAAGTCCGATATCCACCAGATGCTGCAATCGCTCTGTCAGCGACTTGACGACCGGGGCTGCGACTGGATCGTTAATCTCCCGGATGACGCGTATAAGTTGTCCCACTTCCATAGAAGAAACTTCCGCGATATTAAGACCGTTAATCCTGCAGCTCAGCGCGGCTTGACTGAGTCTGGCCCCGCGGCAGCTGGAACAGGGACCTTCGGAAATGTATTGCGCAACCGCTTTTTGTGTGCGCTCGGACATCGTCTTTACATCCCGCTTAATATATTTGTTAGTGAATTTCTCGATGATGCCTTCCACGGTCACATTCATGCTCTTCCCGGCGAACTGCATCTCTACTTTTCTCGCCTTGGCATACAGCAGTTGTTCCAGTTCCTCCTCTGTATAATCGCTCAGCTTCTTATCCGGATCGTAGAACCCCGATTCCATGATCATCGACCAATCCCAGCTGTTCACCTTATAGTCCGCCAGCAAGACGGCTCCTTCTCTCAGCGACCTTGACTTATCTAGCACCTTGCTCATATCAACACCTAGTCTGCGGCCGATTCCGTTGCATTCGGGACACATCCCTTGCGGATCGTTAAACGAGAACATGGAGGCTTGTCCGATATAGGGCTGACCTACTCGCGAGAACAATAGACGAACAATGGGTGAGATATCGGTAATGGTGCCCATCGTGGAATGGGAACCGCCGCCAAGCCGCTTCTGATCGACAATAACAGCCATGCTAAGGTTCTCGATGGCATCGGTATCAGGTTGTGGATACTTAGGCAGGAAATTACGCACAAACAAGCTGAAATTTTCATTCAGCAGTCGTGTCGATTCTGCCGCGATCGTATCAAAGACGATCGATGATTTACCCGATCCCGATACCCCCGTGAAGATTGTGATTTTCCGCTTGGGAATACGCAAGGATACGTTCTTCAGATTGTTTTCCCTCGCACCCGAGATCACGATATATTCCTGATTTAATTCACTCATGCTTACCATCCTTCCAATCGTGTTCATTTTATATTGACATTGTATCATTCATCGTGCACAAGAAAAGTATTAGACTTGTAAAGTTGCGCAGGTGTCTAAAACGCTTCAGTTTGCGCATCGGAAGTTAAGAACACTCGCACCAGTATTACTCCATAAGAATTGAATATACAATTGTAACCGCAAGACTTATCAACGTTGATGTTCCATAATACTTTAATACTCGCATTCTGGATTTCATATAAACGTCTGAGAGCACAACGTACGGATGGATCAAACCAAAGCATACTATAACGAACAAGATCATTGTGCCGATGATCATCATCGAATGAATGGAATCCGTCACATTCTCAGCAAGGCTCACGCTTAAAGTCATGGCAAGGCCCAGTCCAATAAGGACAACAATCATAACATATTGGAGAAACTTTACCCATCTTCGTTCCCATTTGTCGGTCTTTCTTTTGACATAGTAGCCCAAAATTACGTCATTCTCGAGAAAACTAAAGAATCTAGCTTTCTTCTTTTTCTCCTGCTTTGAAATGGAATTCATGATTCGCTTAAATTTTCTTTGCGTTTTATTCGACATATCATTCATCCTTATACTTTGTTGGCATC
Protein-coding sequences here:
- a CDS encoding Ger(x)C family spore germination protein, with amino-acid sequence MIIRYILIVILWLTLTGCGSERIVNKIDLVHTIGYDQIGDNIKASILVGDYKEKETMSATMYVANARSELGLMPALNTKTMGALEYGQLDMLIFGKDYARTGVEAVMNNLCHDPKISTRMQLAVADREAYDLLKASQVSQNSFLLSSLLRQNMKEGNLPEHNFHIALYDYYGKGRDLFAPYLIMEQNQAKLDGLALFRRDKYITHISLNQALLLKLLLQNARNGSYRLQLQLQENRKSETVLQINSSKVSYKFIKQKRSPLVSIQLDITAHIEDMPQASEDQQAQQFRELENKVRKQLTTDLEKFIALCKDKRVDPMGLSDYVLRHTKQIRNAGTEHPAFTEEIHVNLNILETGYGQ
- a CDS encoding ATP-binding cassette domain-containing protein → MSELNQEYIVISGARENNLKNVSLRIPKRKITIFTGVSGSGKSSIVFDTIAAESTRLLNENFSLFVRNFLPKYPQPDTDAIENLSMAVIVDQKRLGGGSHSTMGTITDISPIVRLLFSRVGQPYIGQASMFSFNDPQGMCPECNGIGRRLGVDMSKVLDKSRSLREGAVLLADYKVNSWDWSMIMESGFYDPDKKLSDYTEEELEQLLYAKARKVEMQFAGKSMNVTVEGIIEKFTNKYIKRDVKTMSERTQKAVAQYISEGPCSSCRGARLSQAALSCRINGLNIAEVSSMEVGQLIRVIREINDPVAAPVVKSLTERLQHLVDIGLDYLTLDRETDTLSGGESQRVKMVKHLSGSLVDVTYIFDEPSVGLHPRDVHRLNELLQKLRDKGNTVIVVEHDPDVIKMADHIVDVGPHAGSRGGTIMYEGSFQGLLASSTLTGSHMKRPLQLKQDCRQPSGKLSIKNAQLHNLQNVSVDIPTGILTVVTGVAGSGKSTLINDIFLSQHSDAIVIDQSAVGVSTRSNPATYTGIMDDVRKAFASANKVNQGLFSFNSKGACENCQGLGVVYTDLAFLESVKLPCEVCGGRRFKEEVLAYKLNGKSIAEVLEMTVERALEFFELKEVVRKLQAMSDVGLNYITLGQPLSTLSGGECQRIKLASELHKKGSIYVLDEPTTGLHMSDIGHLLAIMNRLVDAGNTVIVIEHNLDVISQADWIIDMGPDGGSKGGQVVFEGTPQEIIHAEQSITGKHLI